The sequence GCCTGGCACCTTCGCCGTGGTGATGGCGATGCGGTTCCACGTGTTGATGGCGAAGATCAGCGCGAGCAGCTGGGCCAGTTCCTCCTCGCCGAACTGGGCCGCGGCGCGGGCGTAGACGTCGTTGGGGACGCCGCCGTGGACGAGCGTGACGGCTTCGGTCAGCGCGAGCGCCGCCTGCTCCTTCTCGCTGAAGAAGTTCGTGGCCTCGTGCCACACGGCGACCATGTGCAGCCGCTCCTCACTCTCGCCGGCCTTGCGGGCGTCGGAGGTGTGCATGTGCAGGCAGTAGGCGCAGCGGTTGAGCTGCGACGCGCGGATCTGGACCAGCTCGACCAGCGCGGGGTCGAGCCCGGCGCGGGCGGCGGCGTCGAAGCCGATCAGGGCCTTGAAGGCCTTCGGGGCGGTCTTGGCGAAG is a genomic window of Amycolatopsis lexingtonensis containing:
- a CDS encoding carboxymuconolactone decarboxylase family protein, with amino-acid sequence MTNRVNFAKTAPKAFKALIGFDAAARAGLDPALVELVQIRASQLNRCAYCLHMHTSDARKAGESEERLHMVAVWHEATNFFSEKEQAALALTEAVTLVHGGVPNDVYARAAAQFGEEELAQLLALIFAINTWNRIAITTAKVPGTDERAA